CCGTCATTTGGGCGCTGTGGGGTTATTCGTTGAGCTTTGGCGGCACGCCGGGCGAGGCCTCTTACAGCCCCTGGATCGGCAATACGGATTTCCTGTTCATGCGCAACGTACAACCGTTCGAAAAAGATGGGGCCATTGTCTATCCCATCGAGGGGACCATTCCGCGACTGACGCACATGCTGTTCCAAGGCATGTTCTTCATCATCACTCCGGCGCTGATTTGCGGCGCGTTTGCCGAGCGCATGAAATTCAGCACGATGGTTGTGTTCATGGTCTTGTGGGGCACGTTGGTCTACTGCCCACTCTGTCATTGGGTGTGGGACGGCGGGCTATTGGCCTGGGATATTCCGGGTGGCCACAAAGCCGATGGAGCCTGGTTCGGGGCGCTCGATTTTGCCGGCGGCACGGTAGTGCATATCAGTTCGGGAATCTCGGCGCTCGTGTGCGCGCTGGTCATGGGACGACGGCTGGGATTCGGCACCGAACCGATGCCTCCCCACAATTTGACGTACACGACCACCGGCGCCGCACTGTTGTGGGTCGGCTGGTTTGGGTTCAATGCCGGCAGTGCCCTAGCGGCCACCGAGCAAGCGGCCAGCGCGTTTGTCGCCACCCACTTTGCGGCAGCCGCCGGGGGATTGGCGTGGGCCGGCATGGAATGGATCACGCGCGGCAAGCCAAGCGTGTTGGGAATGTGCTCGGGGCTCGTGGCCGGCCTGGTTTGCATCACGCCGGCGTCCGGCTTCGTCTTGCCGATGCCCGCCTTGGCCATGGGCGCGGCCGCCGGAGTGGTCTGCTTTCTGGCCTGCACCACCCTCAAGACCCGACTGGGTTACGATGATTCGCTCGACGCTTTCGGCGTACATGGCGTGGGAGGAACGCTGGGGGCGCTTTTGACGGGAATCTTTGCGACCCGGATCGTGGGTGGGGGCAACGTCTCGCTGGGGCTGCTCGAAGAGATGCAGAAGGGAGAGCAGGCCTGGTCGCTCGACATCGCCGGTATCGGGGCCCAGGCGGCCGCCGTGGGCGTGACCTGGGTCGTCGCCGCCGTCGCAACGTTTGTCATCCTAAAGGTGCTCGACGTGGTGATGGGATTGCGGGTTTCGCAACGG
This region of Pirellulales bacterium genomic DNA includes:
- a CDS encoding ammonium transporter, which translates into the protein MLAIYQKILFVGACTLCIGWVTTAWAQPAETAEGATEATPAASEGPAIIDDTPESSHVEPAPQPIDKGDHAWMLVSSALVLMMTGPGLALFYCGLVRKKNVLSVMMQCIFMMGLMTVIWALWGYSLSFGGTPGEASYSPWIGNTDFLFMRNVQPFEKDGAIVYPIEGTIPRLTHMLFQGMFFIITPALICGAFAERMKFSTMVVFMVLWGTLVYCPLCHWVWDGGLLAWDIPGGHKADGAWFGALDFAGGTVVHISSGISALVCALVMGRRLGFGTEPMPPHNLTYTTTGAALLWVGWFGFNAGSALAATEQAASAFVATHFAAAAGGLAWAGMEWITRGKPSVLGMCSGLVAGLVCITPASGFVLPMPALAMGAAAGVVCFLACTTLKTRLGYDDSLDAFGVHGVGGTLGALLTGIFATRIVGGGNVSLGLLEEMQKGEQAWSLDIAGIGAQAAAVGVTWVVAAVATFVILKVLDVVMGLRVSQREEIQGLDLSQHGEEGYIFI